One Streptomyces sp. CNQ-509 DNA window includes the following coding sequences:
- a CDS encoding YceI family protein — protein MIGRLRRRSPATATRRGAGLVGVRVPAHAGVLSCRVLDPVDQPLPQAEIVLADAAGRKVVSGESDPFGTFVVAVPAGSYRLSINAEGFTPYRGEIEVAEGAHNSLGDLALGPSPLPQLPPPGDWEIDPAHTTIAFVAQHIGMARVRGRFNAFNGALRIGRRMEDSAMRVAIEAASIDTNIKMRDDHLRSPDFLDVERYPAIEFAGDRFLHRGGARWAVTGALSIHGVSRTVTLDTRYLGTGYGMEGELRAACRATAELHREDFTLTWQHMLARGIAVVGSSIQIELDIQVVAAG, from the coding sequence ATGATCGGTCGTCTTCGGCGCAGATCCCCGGCCACGGCAACCCGGCGCGGCGCCGGTCTGGTCGGCGTGCGGGTCCCTGCACACGCGGGGGTGCTGAGCTGCCGCGTGCTCGACCCCGTCGACCAGCCGCTGCCGCAGGCGGAGATCGTGCTCGCCGACGCCGCCGGGCGCAAGGTCGTCAGCGGCGAGAGCGACCCGTTCGGCACCTTCGTCGTCGCGGTCCCGGCCGGGAGCTACCGGCTCTCGATCAACGCCGAGGGCTTCACCCCGTACCGCGGCGAGATCGAAGTCGCGGAAGGCGCCCACAACTCCCTCGGCGACCTCGCCCTCGGCCCCTCCCCGCTGCCGCAGCTCCCGCCGCCCGGCGACTGGGAGATCGACCCGGCGCACACCACCATCGCCTTCGTCGCGCAGCACATCGGCATGGCGCGCGTACGCGGCCGGTTCAACGCCTTCAACGGCGCCCTGCGCATCGGCCGGCGCATGGAGGACTCGGCCATGCGCGTCGCCATCGAGGCGGCCAGCATCGACACCAACATCAAGATGCGCGACGACCACCTGCGCTCCCCGGACTTCCTCGACGTCGAGCGCTACCCGGCGATCGAGTTCGCCGGCGACCGCTTCCTCCACCGCGGCGGTGCCCGCTGGGCCGTCACCGGCGCGCTCTCCATCCACGGCGTCAGCCGCACCGTCACGCTCGACACCCGCTACCTCGGCACCGGTTACGGCATGGAGGGCGAACTGCGCGCCGCCTGCCGGGCGACCGCCGAACTGCACCGCGAGGACTTCACCCTCACCTGGCAGCACATGCTCGCCCGCGGCATCGCCGTCGTCGGCTCCAGCATCCAGATCGAACTGGACATACAGGTGGTGGCGGCAGGCTGA